In Pseudomonas sp. R76, one genomic interval encodes:
- a CDS encoding carbohydrate ABC transporter permease produces MTLQQSRRLQSLLLGTLAWAIAILIFFPIFWMVLTSFKTEIDAFATPPQFIFTPTLENYLHINERSNYFAYAWNSVVISFSATALCLLISVPAAYSMAFYETQRTKGTLLWMLSTKMLPPVGVLMPIYLLAKSFGLLDTRIALIIIYTLINLPIVVWMVYTYFKDIPKDILEAARLDGATLWQEMVRVLLPIAKGGLASTVLLSLILCWNEAFWSLNLTSSNAAPLTALIASYSSPEGLFWAKLSAVSTLACAPILIFGWISQKQLVRGLSFGAVK; encoded by the coding sequence ATGACGCTTCAACAATCCCGCCGCCTGCAAAGCCTGTTGCTCGGCACTTTGGCCTGGGCCATCGCGATCCTGATTTTCTTCCCAATCTTCTGGATGGTGCTGACCAGCTTCAAGACCGAAATCGACGCGTTCGCCACGCCGCCGCAGTTCATCTTCACGCCGACGCTGGAGAACTACCTGCACATCAACGAGCGCAGCAATTACTTCGCCTACGCCTGGAACTCGGTGGTGATTTCGTTCAGTGCTACCGCCCTGTGCCTGCTGATCTCGGTGCCGGCCGCCTACTCGATGGCGTTCTACGAAACCCAGCGCACCAAAGGCACCTTGCTGTGGATGCTCTCCACCAAGATGCTGCCGCCGGTGGGCGTTTTGATGCCGATCTACCTGCTGGCCAAAAGCTTCGGCCTGCTGGACACGCGCATTGCGCTGATCATCATCTACACCCTGATCAACCTGCCGATTGTGGTGTGGATGGTGTACACCTACTTCAAAGACATCCCCAAGGACATCCTCGAAGCCGCGCGCCTGGATGGCGCCACGCTGTGGCAGGAAATGGTCCGCGTGCTGCTGCCGATTGCCAAGGGCGGCCTGGCCTCCACGGTGTTGCTGTCGCTGATCCTGTGCTGGAACGAGGCCTTCTGGTCGTTGAACCTGACCTCCTCGAACGCCGCGCCGCTGACCGCGCTGATCGCCTCCTACTCCAGCCCCGAAGGGTTGTTCTGGGCCAAATTGTCCGCCGTCTCGACCCTGGCCTGTGCGCCGATCCTGATTTTTGGCTGGATCAGCCAGAAACAGCTGGTGCGCGGTTTGTCCTTCGGCGCCGTGAAATAA
- a CDS encoding ABC transporter ATP-binding protein translates to MANLKIKNLQKGFEGFSIIKGIDLEVNDKEFVVFVGPSGCGKSTLLRLIAGLEEVTEGTIELDGRDITEVTPAKRDLAMVFQTYALYPHMSVRKNMSFALDLAGVDKKLVESKVSEAARILELGPLLERKPKQLSGGQRQRVAIGRAIVRNPKIFLFDEPLSNLDAALRVQMRLELARLHKELQATMIYVTHDQVEAMTLADKVVVLNSGRIEQVGSPLELYHQPANLFVAGFLGTPKMGFLKGKVTRVEGQGCDVQLDAGTLISLPLSGASLSVGSAVTLGIRPEHLEIAAPGQTTLTVTADVGERLGSDTFCHVITANGEPLTMRIRGDMASQYGETLQLHLDPAHCHLFDTDGVAVARPLRAAA, encoded by the coding sequence ATGGCCAACCTGAAAATCAAGAATCTGCAAAAAGGCTTCGAAGGCTTCTCGATCATCAAAGGCATCGACCTGGAAGTGAATGACAAGGAATTCGTGGTCTTCGTCGGCCCGTCGGGCTGCGGTAAATCCACTTTGCTACGCCTGATCGCGGGCCTTGAAGAAGTCACCGAAGGCACCATCGAACTGGATGGCCGCGACATCACCGAAGTCACCCCGGCCAAGCGCGACCTGGCGATGGTGTTCCAGACCTACGCGCTGTACCCGCACATGAGCGTGCGCAAAAACATGTCGTTTGCCCTGGACCTGGCCGGCGTCGACAAGAAGCTGGTGGAAAGCAAAGTCAGCGAAGCTGCGCGCATCCTCGAGCTCGGCCCGCTGCTGGAGCGCAAGCCCAAGCAGTTGTCCGGTGGCCAGCGCCAGCGTGTGGCTATTGGCCGTGCGATTGTGCGTAACCCGAAGATTTTCCTGTTCGATGAACCACTGTCGAACCTCGACGCCGCCCTGCGTGTGCAAATGCGCCTGGAACTGGCGCGCCTGCATAAAGAGCTGCAGGCCACCATGATTTACGTGACCCACGACCAGGTTGAAGCCATGACCCTGGCCGACAAGGTGGTGGTACTTAACAGCGGCCGCATCGAACAGGTTGGCTCGCCGCTGGAGCTGTACCACCAGCCGGCCAACCTGTTTGTGGCGGGTTTTCTCGGTACGCCGAAGATGGGTTTCCTCAAGGGCAAAGTCACCCGCGTCGAAGGCCAAGGCTGTGACGTGCAACTGGACGCCGGCACGCTGATCAGCCTGCCGTTGAGCGGCGCCAGCTTGAGCGTGGGCAGCGCGGTGACCCTGGGCATTCGCCCAGAGCATCTGGAAATCGCCGCGCCTGGGCAAACCACCCTGACCGTCACCGCCGACGTCGGCGAGCGTCTGGGCAGCGACACCTTCTGCCACGTCATCACCGCCAACGGCGAGCCGTTGACCATGCGAATTCGCGGCGACATGGCCAGCCAGTACGGTGAAACCTTGCAGCTGCACCTGGACCCGGCGCACTGCCATCTGTTCGACACCGACGGTGTAGCCGTGGCCCGCCCACTGCGCGCCGCCGCCTGA
- a CDS encoding mannitol dehydrogenase family protein codes for MKLNKQNLTQLAPHVNIPAYAIASTTQGIAHIGVGGFHRAHQAYYTDALMNTGEGLDWSICGVGLRSEDRKARDDLAGQDYLFTLYELGDTDDTEVRVIGSISDMLLAEDSAQALIDKLASPQIRIVSLTITEGGYCIDDSNGEFMAHLPQIQHDLAHPKAPKTVFGFICAALTQRRAAGVPAFTVMSCDNLPHNGAVTRKALLAFAALHNAELHDWIKANVSFPNAMVDRITPMTSTAHRLQLHDDHGIDDAWPVVCEPFVQWVLEDKFVNGRPAWEKVGVQFTDDVTPYEEMKIGLLNGSHLALTYLGFLKGYRFVHETMNDPVFVAYMRAYMDLDVTPNLAPVPGIDLTEYKQTLVDRFSNQAIADQLERVCSDGSSKFPKFTVPTINRLIADGRETERAALVVAAWALYLKGVDENGVSYTIPDPRAQFCQDLVSDDGLISQRLLGVEEIFGKAIPNSPAFVAAFERCYASLRDKGVTETLQNLLKKPA; via the coding sequence ATGAAACTGAATAAACAGAACCTCACCCAATTGGCGCCGCACGTGAACATCCCGGCCTACGCGATTGCCAGCACCACGCAAGGCATCGCGCACATCGGCGTCGGCGGTTTCCACCGCGCGCACCAGGCGTATTACACCGATGCCTTGATGAACACTGGCGAGGGCCTGGACTGGAGCATCTGCGGCGTTGGCCTGCGCAGCGAAGATCGCAAGGCCCGCGACGACCTGGCCGGCCAGGATTACCTGTTCACCCTGTATGAGCTGGGCGACACCGACGACACCGAAGTGCGCGTAATCGGCTCGATCAGCGACATGCTGCTGGCCGAAGACAGCGCCCAGGCGTTGATCGACAAGCTGGCCAGCCCGCAGATTCGCATCGTCTCGCTGACCATCACCGAAGGCGGCTACTGCATCGACGACAGCAACGGCGAATTCATGGCCCACCTGCCGCAAATCCAGCATGACCTGGCGCACCCGAAAGCGCCGAAAACCGTGTTCGGGTTTATCTGCGCGGCGTTGACCCAACGCCGGGCGGCGGGTGTGCCGGCGTTTACCGTAATGTCCTGCGATAACCTGCCGCACAACGGCGCCGTCACGCGCAAGGCGCTGCTGGCCTTCGCCGCCCTGCACAACGCCGAACTGCATGATTGGATCAAGGCCAACGTGAGCTTCCCGAATGCCATGGTCGACCGCATCACGCCAATGACCAGCACCGCCCACCGCCTGCAATTGCATGATGACCACGGTATCGACGATGCCTGGCCGGTGGTGTGCGAACCCTTTGTGCAGTGGGTGCTGGAAGACAAGTTCGTCAACGGCCGCCCGGCCTGGGAAAAAGTCGGCGTGCAGTTCACCGACGACGTCACGCCCTACGAAGAGATGAAGATCGGCCTGCTCAACGGCAGCCACCTGGCCCTGACCTACCTGGGCTTTCTCAAAGGCTACCGGTTTGTGCACGAGACCATGAACGACCCGGTGTTTGTCGCCTACATGCGCGCCTATATGGACCTGGACGTTACACCGAACCTGGCGCCGGTGCCGGGCATCGACCTGACCGAGTACAAGCAGACCCTGGTGGATCGCTTCTCTAACCAGGCGATTGCCGATCAGTTGGAACGCGTGTGCTCGGACGGCTCGTCGAAGTTTCCCAAGTTCACCGTGCCGACGATCAATCGCTTGATTGCCGATGGGCGAGAGACCGAACGCGCTGCGCTGGTGGTGGCGGCGTGGGCGTTGTATTTGAAAGGTGTGGATGAGAATGGGGTGAGCTACACAATCCCGGATCCGCGTGCGCAGTTTTGCCAGGATTTGGTGAGTGATGATGGGTTGATCAGCCAGCGGTTGTTGGGTGTGGAGGAGATTTTTGGCAAGGCTATTCCCAACTCGCCTGCGTTTGTGGCAGCGTTTGAGCGGTGCTATGCAAGCCTGCGCGACAAGGGCGTTACCGAAACCCTGCAAAACCTCCTGAAGAAACCGGCTTAA
- the xylB gene encoding xylulokinase, translated as MTQQNLYLGIDCGTQGTKAIVLDATSGKVLGLGAAAHTLISGANGRREQHTQEWLDAFTEATHRALQQAGVDGQDILGIGVSGQQHGLVLLDDHGQVLRPAKLWCDTETAPENERLLAFLGGENGSLERLGVAIAPGYTVSKLLWTREQHPDVFARIAHILLPHDYLNFWLTGRAVAEYGDASGTGYFNVRSREWDVALLQHIDPSGRLEAALPELIEANQAVGTILPAIAERLGINPNARVSSGGGDNMMGAIGTGNIAPGVITMSLGSSGTVYAFAEQPNVSPQASVATFCSSSGGWLPLICTMNLTNATGVIRELFDLDLATFNALVAEAPVGADGVSMLPFLNGERVPALPHATGSVHGLTMTNLTRANLCRAVVEGTTFGLRYGLDLLRQTGLQSQTIRLIGGGSKSPVWRQMVADIMNTEVVCTEQSEAAALGAAIQAAWSQSGESLASLCDKCVSVDPASRTLPVAASVSAYQQVYARYQQLVATL; from the coding sequence ATGACCCAGCAAAACCTCTACCTCGGCATCGACTGCGGCACCCAAGGCACCAAAGCCATTGTCCTCGACGCTACCAGCGGCAAGGTGCTGGGCCTGGGCGCGGCGGCGCACACGCTGATCAGCGGCGCCAATGGCCGACGCGAACAGCACACCCAGGAATGGCTGGACGCCTTTACCGAAGCCACACACCGCGCCTTGCAACAGGCCGGGGTCGACGGCCAGGACATCCTCGGCATCGGCGTTTCCGGCCAGCAACATGGCCTGGTGTTACTCGATGACCACGGCCAGGTGCTGCGCCCGGCCAAACTGTGGTGCGACACCGAAACCGCGCCGGAAAACGAGCGCCTGCTGGCGTTCCTCGGCGGCGAGAACGGCTCGCTGGAACGCCTCGGCGTGGCGATTGCGCCAGGCTACACCGTGTCCAAACTGCTGTGGACCCGCGAGCAGCACCCCGACGTGTTCGCACGGATTGCGCACATCCTGCTGCCCCACGACTACCTCAATTTCTGGCTGACCGGCCGCGCCGTGGCGGAATACGGCGATGCGTCGGGCACCGGCTATTTCAATGTGCGCAGCCGTGAATGGGACGTGGCGCTGCTGCAGCACATCGACCCCAGCGGCCGCCTGGAAGCTGCGCTGCCGGAACTGATCGAGGCCAATCAAGCCGTGGGCACGATCCTGCCGGCCATCGCCGAACGCCTGGGCATCAACCCCAACGCCCGCGTCTCCAGCGGCGGCGGCGACAACATGATGGGCGCCATCGGCACCGGCAATATCGCTCCTGGCGTGATCACCATGAGCCTGGGTTCCTCGGGCACCGTCTACGCGTTTGCCGAGCAACCGAATGTGAGCCCGCAAGCCTCGGTGGCGACCTTCTGTTCGTCCAGCGGCGGCTGGTTGCCGTTGATCTGCACAATGAACCTGACCAACGCCACCGGCGTGATTCGCGAACTCTTCGACCTCGACCTGGCCACGTTCAACGCCCTGGTCGCCGAGGCGCCGGTGGGTGCCGACGGCGTGAGCATGCTGCCGTTCCTGAATGGCGAGCGTGTGCCCGCCCTGCCCCACGCCACCGGGAGTGTGCATGGCCTGACCATGACCAACCTGACCCGCGCCAACCTGTGCCGCGCGGTGGTCGAGGGCACCACCTTCGGCCTGCGTTACGGCCTGGACCTGCTACGCCAGACCGGCCTGCAAAGCCAAACCATCCGCCTGATCGGCGGCGGTTCGAAAAGCCCGGTGTGGCGGCAGATGGTCGCCGATATCATGAATACCGAAGTGGTCTGCACCGAACAAAGCGAAGCCGCCGCCTTGGGCGCGGCGATCCAGGCGGCGTGGAGCCAGTCCGGCGAATCCTTGGCCAGCCTGTGCGACAAATGCGTCAGCGTCGATCCGGCCAGCCGCACGCTGCCGGTGGCGGCCAGCGTCAGTGCCTATCAACAGGTTTACGCGCGCTATCAACAACTCGTGGCAACCCTTTAA
- a CDS encoding carbohydrate kinase family protein — protein sequence MYLVCGEALFDFFSEEDASGQASKVNYKAIAGGSPFNVAVGLRRLGIESALFGGVSNDFLGQRLLQVLKDEGVSEQFLVEFPAPTTLAMVAVGANGSPQYSFRGEGCADRQLRAAHLPALGHEVRGLHVGSFSLVVQPIGDTLLSLVKRESGKRLISLDPNVRLNPQPDIQLWRDRVAELVTHADLIKVSDEDLHLLYPDRSPESVLQGWLQHRCQLVFLTRGGDGATVFSRQHGSWSQPAVKVVMADTVGAGDTFQAALIAWLTEQQLDSVEGLQQLTREQIDAMLGFAIRASALTCSKTGPDLPYRQQLG from the coding sequence ATGTATCTGGTGTGTGGCGAAGCGTTGTTTGATTTTTTCAGCGAGGAAGACGCCAGCGGGCAGGCTTCCAAGGTCAATTACAAGGCGATTGCCGGTGGCTCGCCGTTCAACGTCGCGGTGGGTTTGCGCCGCCTGGGCATCGAGTCTGCGCTGTTCGGCGGGGTGTCCAACGACTTCCTCGGCCAGCGCTTGCTGCAAGTGCTCAAGGACGAAGGCGTGAGTGAGCAGTTCCTGGTGGAATTCCCCGCGCCGACCACGCTGGCGATGGTTGCCGTGGGCGCCAATGGCTCACCGCAATACAGCTTTCGTGGCGAAGGCTGCGCCGACCGCCAACTGCGGGCCGCGCACTTGCCTGCACTGGGCCATGAAGTTCGCGGGCTGCACGTCGGCTCGTTTTCGCTGGTGGTGCAGCCCATTGGCGACACCCTGCTGAGCCTGGTCAAGCGCGAAAGCGGCAAGCGCCTGATCAGCCTCGACCCTAACGTGCGGCTCAATCCGCAGCCGGATATTCAACTGTGGCGCGATCGCGTGGCCGAGTTGGTCACCCATGCCGACCTGATCAAAGTCAGCGACGAAGACTTGCACCTGCTCTACCCCGACCGCTCGCCGGAAAGCGTGCTGCAAGGCTGGTTGCAGCACCGCTGTCAGTTGGTGTTCCTCACCCGTGGTGGTGACGGCGCCACGGTGTTCAGCCGCCAGCACGGCAGTTGGTCGCAACCTGCCGTGAAGGTGGTGATGGCCGACACGGTCGGCGCCGGCGATACCTTCCAGGCCGCGTTGATTGCCTGGTTGACCGAGCAGCAGCTGGATTCGGTCGAAGGCCTGCAACAGCTCACCCGTGAGCAGATCGACGCTATGCTTGGTTTCGCCATTCGCGCGTCCGCCCTGACCTGCAGCAAGACCGGCCCCGACCTGCCGTATCGGCAACAGCTGGGCTGA
- a CDS encoding DUF2790 domain-containing protein codes for MKLRTLFFSGTLALAAVSGLAHADTQQPVTKPVPYQYGMPLNIDKVIAMHETDTDVCKVINADIKFVDKAGKIEDVGYRKMSEACDFQN; via the coding sequence ATGAAACTGCGTACATTATTCTTCAGCGGCACATTGGCCCTTGCTGCGGTATCAGGCCTGGCACACGCCGACACGCAACAGCCAGTCACCAAGCCAGTGCCGTACCAATATGGCATGCCTTTAAACATCGATAAGGTCATCGCCATGCACGAAACCGACACCGACGTGTGCAAGGTGATCAACGCTGATATCAAGTTTGTCGACAAAGCCGGCAAAATCGAGGATGTGGGTTATCGGAAAATGTCCGAAGCCTGTGATTTCCAGAATTGA
- a CDS encoding DUF1652 domain-containing protein, whose amino-acid sequence MLSELELRSIIEGSFLPKRCECTKAEDASLTIKVYDDRDRDRVDLEVKGINAEKLDSSRAICNLIAGLREDLKHTQSPALQRVGARGVY is encoded by the coding sequence ATGCTTTCGGAATTAGAGCTTCGCAGCATCATTGAAGGAAGTTTCCTGCCCAAACGGTGCGAATGCACCAAAGCCGAAGACGCTTCGTTGACGATCAAGGTGTATGACGACCGTGACCGTGACCGAGTGGATTTGGAAGTCAAAGGTATAAACGCTGAAAAACTCGACAGCAGTCGGGCCATTTGCAACCTGATCGCCGGGTTGCGCGAAGACCTCAAACACACCCAATCACCTGCGTTGCAACGAGTAGGCGCGCGCGGCGTTTACTAA
- the ilvA gene encoding threonine ammonia-lyase, biosynthetic: MSTCTAPHTAAPGLLEHYVKKILAAPVYDLAARTPLQAAPALSALLGNQVLLKREELQPTFSFKIRGAYNKLVQLTAEQKACGVVTASAGNHAQGVALAARELGIKARIVMPCSTPELKVLGVRSRGAEAVLHGESFPFALAHALQLAETSGCTFVSPFDDPDVIAGQGTVAMEILRQQQGPLDAIFVPVGGGGLIAGIAAYVKYLRPDVRIVGVEPEGSSCLLAALRAGERVVLPSVDGFADGTAVAQIGAYGFEICRDWVDEVITVSNDELCSAIKLIYDDTRSITEPSGALAVAGIRKYVAQHGVRDQTLVAINSGANINFDSLRHVAERVAAQGVV; the protein is encoded by the coding sequence ATGAGCACCTGCACCGCGCCCCACACCGCCGCCCCGGGACTGCTTGAGCACTACGTGAAAAAGATCCTCGCCGCCCCGGTTTATGACCTAGCGGCGCGTACGCCCTTGCAGGCTGCACCGGCATTGTCGGCGTTGCTGGGCAACCAGGTGCTGCTTAAGCGCGAAGAGCTGCAACCCACTTTTTCTTTCAAGATTCGCGGCGCCTACAACAAGCTGGTGCAGCTTACGGCTGAGCAAAAAGCCTGCGGCGTGGTCACGGCCTCGGCGGGTAACCATGCCCAGGGCGTGGCCCTGGCGGCGCGGGAGCTGGGGATTAAGGCGCGTATCGTCATGCCGTGCAGTACACCTGAATTGAAGGTGCTGGGCGTACGCTCGCGGGGCGCCGAGGCGGTGTTGCACGGTGAGAGCTTTCCATTTGCCCTGGCCCACGCGTTGCAGTTGGCCGAAACCTCGGGTTGCACCTTTGTGTCGCCATTCGATGACCCGGACGTGATCGCCGGCCAGGGCACCGTGGCGATGGAAATCCTGCGTCAGCAACAGGGCCCGTTGGACGCGATTTTTGTACCGGTGGGCGGGGGCGGTTTGATCGCCGGGATCGCGGCGTACGTCAAATACCTGCGGCCGGATGTGCGTATCGTCGGTGTCGAACCCGAAGGTTCCAGCTGCCTGCTGGCCGCCCTGCGCGCGGGCGAGCGGGTGGTGCTGCCCAGTGTCGATGGGTTCGCGGATGGCACCGCCGTGGCGCAAATCGGCGCTTATGGGTTTGAAATCTGCCGCGACTGGGTCGATGAAGTCATCACCGTCAGCAACGATGAATTGTGCAGCGCCATCAAGCTGATCTATGACGACACGCGCTCGATCACCGAGCCCTCAGGCGCGCTGGCGGTGGCGGGCATTCGTAAGTATGTCGCCCAACATGGCGTGCGTGATCAAACCCTGGTGGCAATTAATTCGGGCGCCAATATCAACTTCGATAGTTTGCGACATGTTGCTGAAAGAGTCGCCGCACAGGGCGTCGTTTAA
- a CDS encoding ParD-like family protein, producing the protein MGIVKITDQLHEQLRLASAAMDRSINAQAEFWIKIGLLAELNPHLPYNELINKLLLDKPDLIRGRS; encoded by the coding sequence ATGGGCATCGTCAAAATCACCGACCAATTGCACGAACAGCTTCGCCTGGCCAGCGCCGCCATGGACCGCTCCATCAACGCCCAGGCCGAGTTCTGGATCAAGATCGGCCTGCTCGCCGAACTCAACCCGCACCTGCCGTACAACGAGCTGATCAACAAGCTGTTGCTGGACAAGCCCGACCTGATCCGGGGGCGCAGCTGA
- the map gene encoding type I methionyl aminopeptidase, which yields MIKTAAQLAVMREAGRLLAQVFTMLDGFVAAGRSTLELDATVEAFIRNELKARPASLGQYDYPFCINTSINEVVCHGMPSAKDVLKDGDIINIDITLEKGGFIADSSKMYMIGNVAPKAQRLVEKTFEAMWAGIRQVKPGARLGDIGHAIQSHAQANGYSVVREYCGHGIGRQMHEDPQILHFGRPGTGLELREGMVFTIEPMLNQGSAKVRNLKDGWTVVTKDNSLSAQWEHTVAVTADGFEVLTLQPTA from the coding sequence ATGATCAAGACTGCCGCACAATTGGCCGTGATGCGTGAAGCCGGACGCCTGCTGGCGCAGGTCTTCACAATGCTCGATGGCTTTGTCGCCGCCGGCCGTTCCACCCTGGAACTGGACGCCACCGTCGAAGCCTTCATCCGCAACGAACTGAAAGCCCGCCCGGCGAGCCTTGGGCAATACGACTACCCCTTCTGCATCAACACCTCGATAAACGAAGTGGTGTGCCATGGCATGCCCAGCGCCAAGGACGTGCTCAAGGACGGCGACATCATCAACATCGACATCACCCTGGAAAAAGGCGGCTTTATCGCCGACTCCAGCAAGATGTACATGATCGGCAACGTGGCGCCCAAAGCGCAGCGCCTGGTGGAAAAGACCTTCGAAGCCATGTGGGCCGGTATCCGACAGGTCAAGCCCGGCGCGCGCCTGGGGGATATCGGCCATGCGATCCAGAGCCACGCGCAAGCCAATGGCTACAGCGTCGTGCGTGAGTATTGCGGCCACGGCATCGGCCGCCAGATGCATGAAGACCCGCAAATCCTGCACTTCGGCCGCCCCGGCACCGGGCTCGAACTGCGTGAAGGCATGGTCTTTACCATTGAACCGATGCTCAACCAGGGCAGCGCCAAGGTGCGCAACCTCAAGGATGGCTGGACGGTGGTGACCAAGGACAACAGTTTGTCCGCGCAATGGGAGCACACCGTGGCGGTCACCGCCGACGGGTTCGAGGTGTTAACCCTGCAACCAACCGCCTGA
- a CDS encoding magnesium transporter CorA family protein — protein MIQRFELTDGKLRGSEGDDAPIMLFNNPNQAEREWLRDHHKLDEHALASALDPDEVSRIEFHPDNLFLIWKRPENYSGGGNLVFEVSSCGLLFSPDRLLVIATDETPLSGLGARRPLHTPLDVLLDLLLNNIHHYLGHLKVIKLVARELQQQFNASMSNHHLMQMFSLSESLIYYINALHSNGAVLSRLRNHAEKEHFSAEILGLIDDLIIENHQCYKQAEIYSNVFSGLIDARGNLMNNSMNNLLRKLTLINVVFLPLNLIASVGGMSEFSMMTAGTPWWVSYPLFLLAMAMGAGLMVLGLKRIAGGANVV, from the coding sequence ATGATCCAGCGCTTTGAATTGACCGATGGCAAGCTGCGCGGTAGCGAGGGCGATGACGCCCCGATCATGTTATTCAACAACCCCAACCAGGCCGAGCGTGAGTGGCTGCGCGATCACCACAAGCTGGATGAACATGCCCTGGCCTCGGCGCTCGACCCGGATGAAGTGTCGCGCATCGAATTTCACCCGGACAACCTGTTCCTGATCTGGAAGCGCCCGGAAAACTATTCCGGCGGTGGCAACCTGGTGTTTGAGGTGTCGTCCTGCGGGCTGTTGTTTTCGCCGGACCGCCTGCTGGTGATCGCCACCGATGAAACCCCGTTGTCCGGGCTCGGCGCACGCCGGCCGCTGCACACGCCGCTGGATGTGCTGCTCGATCTGTTGCTCAACAACATCCATCACTACCTGGGCCATCTCAAGGTGATAAAGCTGGTGGCGCGGGAGTTGCAGCAGCAGTTCAACGCTTCGATGAGCAACCATCACCTGATGCAGATGTTCAGCCTGAGTGAGAGCCTGATCTATTACATCAACGCGCTGCACAGCAATGGCGCGGTGCTGTCGCGGCTGCGCAACCACGCGGAAAAGGAGCATTTCAGTGCTGAGATTCTGGGTTTGATTGATGACCTGATCATCGAGAATCACCAGTGCTACAAGCAGGCGGAGATCTATTCCAATGTGTTTTCCGGGTTGATCGACGCGCGCGGCAACCTGATGAACAACAGCATGAACAACCTGCTGCGCAAGCTGACGTTGATTAACGTGGTGTTCCTGCCGCTTAACCTGATTGCCAGCGTTGGCGGTATGTCGGAGTTCAGCATGATGACGGCGGGCACGCCGTGGTGGGTGTCGTACCCGCTGTTTCTGCTGGCGATGGCGATGGGTGCCGGTTTGATGGTGCTTGGGCTTAAGCGGATTGCAGGCGGCGCCAATGTCGTGTGA
- a CDS encoding GNAT family N-acetyltransferase/peptidase C39 family protein, with the protein MALSFRVATPADVPELVALEQHCFTTDRLSPRSFQWMISRAHGQLLVAETDAGLLGYALVLFHRGTSLARLYSIAIAEHARGMGLGKQLLARIEACAVAHDCAYLRLEVRTDNPGALALYERTGYRRFALINDYYEDHAPALRLEKRIVQPQHARPQSVPYYQQTTDFTCGAACLLMAMGALVPGRVAGRREELQIWREATTVFMTAGHGGCSPQGLALAAWRRGFRVRMQVNVRGPLFLDGVRDQHKKDVMRLVHEAFEEELAGSDVEQVLGGALDLPQVLQAGGQPLVLISSYRLTRSKSPHWVMVTDCDDDFVYLHDPDVDHSQHRQPLDCQHLPVSHAEFDRMCRFGNNKLRAAVVLFTR; encoded by the coding sequence ATGGCTCTTTCCTTTCGCGTTGCAACCCCCGCTGATGTGCCCGAACTGGTGGCACTGGAACAGCATTGTTTCACCACCGACCGGCTCTCGCCGCGCAGTTTCCAGTGGATGATCAGCCGCGCCCATGGCCAGTTGCTGGTCGCCGAAACAGACGCCGGTTTGCTCGGTTACGCCTTGGTACTGTTCCATCGCGGCACCTCGCTGGCACGCCTGTATTCCATCGCCATCGCCGAACATGCGCGCGGCATGGGCCTTGGCAAACAGTTGCTGGCGCGCATCGAAGCCTGCGCGGTGGCGCATGATTGCGCCTACCTGCGCCTGGAAGTGCGCACCGACAACCCCGGCGCCCTCGCCCTGTATGAGCGCACTGGCTACCGGCGCTTTGCGCTGATCAACGACTACTACGAAGACCACGCCCCGGCCCTGCGCCTGGAAAAACGCATCGTGCAGCCTCAGCACGCCCGCCCGCAAAGCGTGCCGTATTACCAGCAGACCACCGATTTCACCTGCGGCGCCGCGTGCCTCTTGATGGCCATGGGCGCGCTGGTGCCGGGCCGCGTGGCTGGGCGGCGCGAAGAGCTGCAAATCTGGCGTGAAGCAACCACCGTGTTCATGACCGCCGGCCACGGCGGCTGCAGCCCGCAAGGCTTGGCGCTGGCGGCCTGGCGTCGCGGCTTTCGGGTGCGCATGCAGGTGAATGTACGCGGGCCGCTGTTTCTGGACGGCGTGCGCGATCAGCATAAAAAGGACGTCATGCGCCTGGTGCACGAGGCGTTTGAGGAGGAACTGGCCGGCAGCGACGTCGAGCAGGTGCTCGGCGGCGCGCTGGATTTACCGCAGGTTTTGCAGGCTGGCGGGCAGCCGCTGGTGTTGATCAGCAGCTACCGCCTCACCCGCTCCAAGTCGCCGCATTGGGTGATGGTCACCGATTGCGACGACGACTTTGTCTACCTGCACGACCCGGACGTGGACCACAGCCAACACCGCCAGCCGCTGGACTGCCAGCACTTGCCGGTCAGCCACGCGGAGTTCGATCGAATGTGCCGGTTTGGCAACAACAAGTTACGCGCGGCGGTGGTGCTCTTCACTCGGTAA